A genomic region of Branchiostoma lanceolatum isolate klBraLanc5 chromosome 4, klBraLanc5.hap2, whole genome shotgun sequence contains the following coding sequences:
- the LOC136433777 gene encoding bifunctional protein GlmU-like, with amino-acid sequence MTMAGPLVCFTLRLGPGVEIQSALQEFVREKGLQAPFVMTCVGSVSAAKLRLAKAIVDKPGAGGHEIIDLDQRYEIVSLVGTLNDGTHLHISLADKDGAVIGGHVMNLTVFTTAEILIGESCRETYSRVMEDSTGHPQLVVNKRLSQKL; translated from the exons ATG ACCATGGCAGGTCCCCTTGTGTGCTTCACGTTGCGCCTGGGTCCTGGTGTGGAGATCCAGTCAGCACTGCAGGAGTTTGTACGAGAGAAAGGACTGCAGGCTCCGTTTGTTATGACCTGCGTGGGCAGTGTTTCCGCAGCTAAACTGCGGCTTGCCAAAGCCATAGTAGACAAACCTGGTGCTGGTGGGCACGAG ATTATTGACCTGGATCAACGTTACGAGATAGTTTCGTTGGTGGGTACCCTCAACGATGGCACTCATCTGCACATTTCATTGGCTGACAAGGACGGGGCTGTGATTGGTGGCCACGTGATGAACTTGACCGTGTTCACCACAGCGGAGATCTTGATCGGGGAGAGCTGCAGGGAGACCTACAGTCGAGTGATGGAGGATAGTACAGGCCACCCTCAGCTCGTGGTCAACAAGAGGTTGAGCCAGAAACTGTGA
- the LOC136433775 gene encoding bifunctional protein GlmU-like isoform X2: MAMASPLVCFTLRLGPGEEIKSALQKFVEEKRLKAPFVMMCVGSVSSAKLRLANATAEKPNEVIERDQNYEIVSMVGTLTDSCHLHVSLADKDGAVIGGHVMNLTVFTTAEIVIGECSNLTYRREMDERTGFPELVVSRRLNHQMGTEV, translated from the exons ATG GCCATGGCAAGTCCCCTTGTGTGCTTCACGTTGCGCCTGGGTCCAGGCGAGGAGATCAAGTCGGCGCTGCAGAAGTTTGTGGAAGAGAAGAGGCTGAAGGCTCCGTTCGTTATGATGTGtgtcggcagtgtttccagcgCCAAGTTGCGGCTGGCCAACGCCACAGCAGAAAAGCCAAACGAG GTCATTGAGCGGGACCAGAACTACGAGATCGTTTCAATGGTCGGCACCTTGACCGACAGCTGCCACCTCCACGTCTCATTGGCCGACAAGGACGGGGCTGTGATTGGCGGCCACGTGATGAACCTGACCGTGTTCACCACGGCGGAGATCGTGATCGGGGAGTGCAGCAACCTGACCTACCGCAGGGAGATGGACGAGAGGACGGGGTTCCCCGAGCTGGTGGTCAGCAGGAGGCTCAACCATCAGATGGGAACCGAAGTCTGA
- the LOC136433775 gene encoding bifunctional protein GlmU-like isoform X1, with the protein MAMASPLVCFTLRLGPGEEIKSALQKFVEEKRLKAPFVMMCVGSVSSAKLRLANATAEKPNEVIERDQNYEIVSMVGTLTDSCHLHVSLADKDGAVIGGHVMNLTVFTTAEIVIGECSNLTYRREMDERTGFPELVVSRRLNHQMGTEV; encoded by the exons GCCATGGCAAGTCCCCTTGTGTGCTTCACGTTGCGCCTGGGTCCAGGCGAGGAGATCAAGTCGGCGCTGCAGAAGTTTGTGGAAGAGAAGAGGCTGAAGGCTCCGTTCGTTATGATGTGtgtcggcagtgtttccagcgCCAAGTTGCGGCTGGCCAACGCCACAGCAGAAAAGCCAAACGAG GTCATTGAGCGGGACCAGAACTACGAGATCGTTTCAATGGTCGGCACCTTGACCGACAGCTGCCACCTCCACGTCTCATTGGCCGACAAGGACGGGGCTGTGATTGGCGGCCACGTGATGAACCTGACCGTGTTCACCACGGCGGAGATCGTGATCGGGGAGTGCAGCAACCTGACCTACCGCAGGGAGATGGACGAGAGGACGGGGTTCCCCGAGCTGGTGGTCAGCAGGAGGCTCAACCATCAGATGGGAACCGAAGTCTGA
- the LOC136433768 gene encoding NAD-dependent protein deacetylase sirtuin-2-like isoform X2, translating into MSEAEGDSKASESESAAATGESSTQEKSAEEQAEQMEYFRRLFSRTLNLSQEREAEEETPRPQQVLDEVTVEGIAKYIRDGKCRNIIVLTGAGISTSAGIPDFRSPGTGLYDNLQKYNLPNPQAIFEIGFFKDNPEPFFALAKELYPGKFKPTWCHYFIKLLSDKHLLLRNFTQNIDTLERVAGVSAGAMIEAHGTFYTAHCLGECRKEFTQEWVKEKVFNDEIPRCPDCDGVVKPDIVFFGEAMPAKFFPSVLADFPRCDLLIVMGTSLQVQPFASLVDRVPETCPRLLINREKCGQVDPIMRMLGFGGGMEFDSENNYRDVAWLGDCDDGCKALAELLGWKEELEELVHREHARIEAQIEEDKKTAAKRVPAEGQAAAASEENTKGESAAAASPDGSRQESAAATADSSKKVAPTSEKSKEVKPDVPQADVNPTPGTDREETKSSGEKDDQEPSEKGSSDL; encoded by the exons ATGTCTGAAGCAGAGGGTGACAGCAAAG CATCAGAGTCAGAGAGTGCTGCAGCTACAGGAGAGAGCTCCACTCAG gaAAAAAGTGCTGAGGAACAGGCAGAGCAAA TGGAGTACTTTAGGAGATTGTTCTCCAGGACCCTGAATCTGTCTCAGGAGCGGGAGGCGGAGGAGGAAACCCCCCGACCGCAGCAGGTGTTGGATGAGGTTACTGTGGAAGGGATCGCAAAGTACATCAGAGATGGCAAGt GTAGAAATATAATTGTCCTGACTGGAGCaggcatatctacat CTGCTGGTATCCCTGATTTCCGCAGTCCTGGCACAGGTCTGTACGACAACCTGCAGAAATACAACCTGCCCAATCCTCAGGCCATCTTTGAAATTGGCTTTTTCAAG GATAACCCAGAACCGTTCTTTGCTCTTGCAAAGGAACTTTACCCCGGAAAGTTTAAG CCAACCTGGTGTCACTATTTCATCAAGCTGCTGTCAGACAAACACCTTCTGCTCAGGAATTTTACCCAG AATATCGACACCTTGGAGCGAGTGGCAGGGGTGTCAGCAGGGGCGATGATAGAGGCTCATGGGACATTTTACACGGCACACTGCCTGGGAGAGTGTAGAAAGGAGTTCACACAagagtgggtcaaag AAAAGGTCTTCAATGATGAGATCCCTAGATGTCCTGACTGTGATGGCGTGGTCAAGCCTG ACATTGTGTTCTTTGGAGAAGCCATGCCAGCCAAGTTCTTCCCCAGTGTTTTGGCA GATTTTCCTCGATGTGATCTCCTTATTGTGATGGGAACGTCGCTACAGGTCCAACCTTTTGCTTCCCTGGTGGACAG GGTCCCAGAGACCTGCCCCAGACTTTTAATCAACAGAGAGAAGTGCGGACAG GTTGACCCCATTATGAGGATGCTGGGCTTTGGTGGAGGCATGGAATTTGACTCTGAGAACAACTACAG GGATGTTGCCTGGCTAGGAGATTGTGATGATGGTTGCAAAGCTCTGGCTGAGCTACTTGGATGGAAG GAGGAGCTGGAAGAGCTGGTTCATAGGGAACATGCCAGGATCGAGGCACAGATCGAGGAAGACAAGAAAACTGCTGCCAAGAGAGTTCCAGCCGAGGGCCAGGCTGCAGCAGCTTCAGAAGAGAACACCAAAGGGGAGTCTGCAGCTGCTGCCAGTCCTGATGGGAGCAGGCAAGAGTCTGCTGCTGCTACTGCTGACAGCAGTAAGAAGGTGGCTCCTACATCTGAAAAGAGCAAGGAAGTGAAGCCAGACGTTCCCCAGGCTGATGTAAATCCGACACCTGGCACAGATAGGGAAGAAACAAAGAGCAGTGGGGAGAAAGATGATCAAGAGCCTAGTGAGAAGGGTTCCTCCGACCTTTAG
- the LOC136433768 gene encoding NAD-dependent protein deacetylase sirtuin-2-like isoform X1, whose protein sequence is MSEAEGDSKASESESAAATGESSTQEKSAEEQAEQMEYFRRLFSRTLNLSQEREAEEETPRPQQVLDEVTVEGIAKYIRDGKCRNIIVLTGAGISTSAGIPDFRSPGTGLYDNLQKYNLPNPQAIFEIGFFKDNPEPFFALAKELYPGKFKPTWCHYFIKLLSDKHLLLRNFTQNIDTLERVAGVSAGAMIEAHGTFYTAHCLGECRKEFTQEWVKEKVFNDEIPRCPDCDGVVKPDIVFFGEAMPAKFFPSVLADFPRCDLLIVMGTSLQVQPFASLVDRVPETCPRLLINREKCGQGYGKLRYGSFAYRLLAAMIKPELPDVELGITPSPVDPIMRMLGFGGGMEFDSENNYRDVAWLGDCDDGCKALAELLGWKEELEELVHREHARIEAQIEEDKKTAAKRVPAEGQAAAASEENTKGESAAAASPDGSRQESAAATADSSKKVAPTSEKSKEVKPDVPQADVNPTPGTDREETKSSGEKDDQEPSEKGSSDL, encoded by the exons ATGTCTGAAGCAGAGGGTGACAGCAAAG CATCAGAGTCAGAGAGTGCTGCAGCTACAGGAGAGAGCTCCACTCAG gaAAAAAGTGCTGAGGAACAGGCAGAGCAAA TGGAGTACTTTAGGAGATTGTTCTCCAGGACCCTGAATCTGTCTCAGGAGCGGGAGGCGGAGGAGGAAACCCCCCGACCGCAGCAGGTGTTGGATGAGGTTACTGTGGAAGGGATCGCAAAGTACATCAGAGATGGCAAGt GTAGAAATATAATTGTCCTGACTGGAGCaggcatatctacat CTGCTGGTATCCCTGATTTCCGCAGTCCTGGCACAGGTCTGTACGACAACCTGCAGAAATACAACCTGCCCAATCCTCAGGCCATCTTTGAAATTGGCTTTTTCAAG GATAACCCAGAACCGTTCTTTGCTCTTGCAAAGGAACTTTACCCCGGAAAGTTTAAG CCAACCTGGTGTCACTATTTCATCAAGCTGCTGTCAGACAAACACCTTCTGCTCAGGAATTTTACCCAG AATATCGACACCTTGGAGCGAGTGGCAGGGGTGTCAGCAGGGGCGATGATAGAGGCTCATGGGACATTTTACACGGCACACTGCCTGGGAGAGTGTAGAAAGGAGTTCACACAagagtgggtcaaag AAAAGGTCTTCAATGATGAGATCCCTAGATGTCCTGACTGTGATGGCGTGGTCAAGCCTG ACATTGTGTTCTTTGGAGAAGCCATGCCAGCCAAGTTCTTCCCCAGTGTTTTGGCA GATTTTCCTCGATGTGATCTCCTTATTGTGATGGGAACGTCGCTACAGGTCCAACCTTTTGCTTCCCTGGTGGACAG GGTCCCAGAGACCTGCCCCAGACTTTTAATCAACAGAGAGAAGTGCGGACAG GGGTATGGAAAATTGAGGTATGGGTCCTTCGCCTACCGGCTGCTTGCTGCTATGATTAAACCTGAGCTGCCTGATGTGGAGCTTGGCATCACCCCCTCACCG GTTGACCCCATTATGAGGATGCTGGGCTTTGGTGGAGGCATGGAATTTGACTCTGAGAACAACTACAG GGATGTTGCCTGGCTAGGAGATTGTGATGATGGTTGCAAAGCTCTGGCTGAGCTACTTGGATGGAAG GAGGAGCTGGAAGAGCTGGTTCATAGGGAACATGCCAGGATCGAGGCACAGATCGAGGAAGACAAGAAAACTGCTGCCAAGAGAGTTCCAGCCGAGGGCCAGGCTGCAGCAGCTTCAGAAGAGAACACCAAAGGGGAGTCTGCAGCTGCTGCCAGTCCTGATGGGAGCAGGCAAGAGTCTGCTGCTGCTACTGCTGACAGCAGTAAGAAGGTGGCTCCTACATCTGAAAAGAGCAAGGAAGTGAAGCCAGACGTTCCCCAGGCTGATGTAAATCCGACACCTGGCACAGATAGGGAAGAAACAAAGAGCAGTGGGGAGAAAGATGATCAAGAGCCTAGTGAGAAGGGTTCCTCCGACCTTTAG
- the LOC136433762 gene encoding centrosomal protein kizuna-like isoform X1, with product MATSNVEFYAKLQQLQGHLHASEERRLQLERQMNSYMKSDKRLARLRASKLQAYWTKLCEDEQKSRVRNEQLLKDFNRVESHVSTLSAKTDRLRELKKQYEAHIERLFPRWREQLERKRQEKHRAPKTQPPQGASHDARTQPMDYRPHTTDPTRGLSYPLSNSGPTNNMLPGLHQSSPQQGQASLALAYPNIGPVSHSTPHPMPYSSNAGPPRQQGPVVDSIDNWTMPPQQHSGTAPQWMPSPQSADVSIPPHPSVGRVDSQTSSAHYQEPTHADRRQRSPDGGYESRRPMVRSASYSEEQEVVTEYDNAQRGRHKDDGSREASPRDRGKVRQGLSPRQSHQERRRATEEAPQDEGDITPGRRKTDSPRRKVESPRHRTNKQQASRDMSPERDSPPKFPPNNGDDSDIDSDLPLSENGYTKAKTGPSSPVPYSSTKGSPTMSPGRDTTFPPDTPRSAGRDISFTPESVRTASMTPHDLPDSPPSPASPDQSERDIPLSMEGLLVLLDIIEETLPRLRGRGGLYGGGDLDPELAREIIEDANSGGSPHDEEPDVLSAVVSQELPRVTSALPTGCLLTDKLLSGRMALVDDVSVRSSLYSHSVPLWDRLVQHFTLLVRRGVMEAEDIADVFSPLLVKPGSTLVQKAAELLAIVVQGCAGNQTLADDRGSDESATSSASLPIPSSPDPPQDTQHKTPPKVNSTGKRAPSRDTEESDEDGDSFFDNKVNLTDGQGMTIDLDVKISHEDDTAAYQSLMRSSLQQQPAAEVSEEELEGDSDLEGIEAALSPHPTSSTVRGGNLGLNLSHDGSLDHDSPRRRSGPTSPRSPLHRQPSHDDSSVSSSPTQSPRSPAGYVPTAMERSTRSMGSTGTEGTGTGPKRPKGFWGESDDDVDDLAISTGKQDQSGEDDDFDFYG from the exons ATGGCGACGAGCAATGTCGAATTTTACGCTAAACTTCAGCAACTTCAGGGCCATCTACATGCCAG CGAAGAACGACGTTTGCAGCTGGAGAGGCAGATGAATTCCTACATGAAGTCGGACAAAAGACT GGCAAGACTAAGGGCAAGTAAGCTGCAGGCCTACTGGACCAAGCTGTGTGAAGACGAACAGAAGAGCCGAGTTCGGAACGAGCAGCTTCTTAAGGACTTCAACAGGGTGGAGAGTCACGTCAGCACGCTGTCGGCCAAGACAGACAGGCTCAGGGAACTCAAG AAACAGTATGAGGCCCATATAGAGCGATTGTTCCCAAGATGGAGAGAGCAACTTGAGAGAAAGCGACAAGAAAAG CATAGAGCCCCAAAGACTCAGCCACCCCAGGGAGCAAGCCATGACGCAAGGACTCAGCCAATGGACTATAGACCTCACACTACGGACCCTACAAGAGGACTGTCCTATCCACTCTCTAACTCAGGACCAACAAACAACATGCTACCGGGGCTGCATCAGTCCAGTCCACAACAAGGACAGGCATCACTTGCACTGGCCTACCCAAATATTGGCCCCGTCAGCCACTCTACGCCACATCCCATGCCATACAGTAGTAACGCAGGACCACCAAGGCAGCAAGGTCCAGTTGTGGACAGCATAGACAACTGGACAATGCCTCCACAGCAGCACAGTGGAACTGCACCACAGTGGATGCCCTCACCACAGTCAGCAGATGTCAGCATTCCCCCGCACCCATCAGTAGGCAGAGTTGATTCACAGACCTCATCTGCACATTACCAAGAGCCTACACATGCTGATAGGAGACAGAGAAGCCCTGATGGAGGCTATGAAAGCAGGCGACCAATGGTGAGGTCAGCGTCGTACTCAGAAGAACAGGAAGTAGTAACAGAATATGACAATGCACAGAGAGGCAGGCACAAAGATGATGGCAGTAGAGAAGCTTCTCCTAGAGACCGAGGGAAAGTCAGGCAAGGGCTGAGCCCCAGACAAAGTCACCAGGAGAGAAGGAGGGCAACAGAGGAAGCACCACAAGATGAAGGTGACATAACGCCTGGGAGAAGGAAGACTGATTCTCCTCGGAGAAAGGTGGAGTCTCCAAGGCACAGAACCAATAAACAGCAAG CTTCTCGTGACATGTCACCGGAAAGAGACTCTCCTCCCAAATTCCCTCCCAACAATGGTGACGACAGTGACATTGACAGTGACCTTCCGCTCAGTGAGAACGGTTACACTAAAGCCAAGACTGGTCCCTCCAGCCCCGTTCCCTACTCCTCCACCAAAGGCAGTCCCACCATGTCCCCAGGACGGGATACCACCTTCCCTCCTGACACACCCAGATCCGCCGGCCGAGACATCAGCTTCACGCCCGAGTCAGTCAGGACCGCGTCCATGACCCCACACGACCTCCCGGATTCACCTCCCTCTCCCGCGTCACCCGATCAGTCCGAACGGGACATACCACTGAGTATGGAGGGGTTGCTGGTGTTGCTGGACATCATTGAAGAGACGTTGCCAAGGTTACGAGGAAGAGGAGGGCTGTATGGAGGAGGTGACTTAGATCCAGAGCTGGCAAGGGAAATCATTGA AGATGCTAATTCCGGAGGCAGCCCCCATGACGAGGAACCAGATGTGCTGAGTGCAGTTGTGAGTCAGGAGCTCCCTCGTGTCACCAGTGCTCTGCCTACAGGCTGTCTCCTCACCGACAAGCTGCTGTCTGGGCGCATGGCCCTGGTGGACGACGTCAGTGTCAG GTCCAGCCTGTACTCCCACTCGGTACCCCTGTGGGACCGCCTGGTCCAACACTTCACTCTGCTGGTGCGGCGGGGAGTAATGGAGGCAGAGGACATAGCAGATGTGTTCTCACCACTGTTGGTCAAACCTGGATCCACTCTTGTGCAGAAG GCTGCCGAGCTGCTGGCCATTGTGGTGCAGGGTTGTGCCGGGAACCAGACCCTGGCCGACGACCGGGGCAGCGATGAGTCAGCCACATCATCTGCCTCCCTCCCCATCCCATCCTCCCCTGACCCTCCCCAGGACACTCAGCACAAAACTCCCCCGAAAGTCAACTCAACAGGaaagagag CTCCCAGCAGGGACACAGAGGAAAGTGATGAGGATGGAGACAGCTTCTTTGACAACAAGGTCAATCTCACAG ATGGACAAGGGATGACTATAGATTTGGATGTGAAAATCTCTCATGAGGATG ACACGGCTGCCTACCAGAGCCTGATGCGCAGCAGCCTACAGCAGCAGCCTGCAGCAGAGGTGTCTGAGGAGGAGCTGGAGGGGGACAGTGATCTGGAAGGAATCGAGGCTGCACTGTCGCCTCATCCAACCTCTTCAACTGTCAG AGGTGGTAACCTGGGACTAAACCTCAGCCATGACGGCTCACTAGACCATGACAGCCCAAGAAGACGCAGCGGCCCCACTTCCCCGCGATCACCGCTCCACAGACAGCCATCCCACGACGACAGCTCGGTCTCCTCCTCCCCCACCCAGTCCCCCCGCTCCCCCGCAGGCTACGTACCCACCGCCATGGAGAGGAGCACCAGATCCATGGGTTCCACTGGCACCGAGGGCACAGGGACGGGCCCAAAGAGGCCGAAAG GTTTCTGGGGAGAGTCGGACGATGATGTTGATGACCTGGCCATCAGCACAGGGAAGCAGGACCAGTCAGGGGAGGACGATGACTTCGACTTCTACGGTTAA
- the LOC136433762 gene encoding centrosomal protein kizuna-like isoform X2 → MATSNVEFYAKLQQLQGHLHASEERRLQLERQMNSYMKSDKRLARLRASKLQAYWTKLCEDEQKSRVRNEQLLKDFNRVESHVSTLSAKTDRLRELKKQYEAHIERLFPRWREQLERKRQEKHRAPKTQPPQGASHDARTQPMDYRPHTTDPTRGLSYPLSNSGPTNNMLPGLHQSSPQQGQASLALAYPNIGPVSHSTPHPMPYSSNAGPPRQQGPVVDSIDNWTMPPQQHSGTAPQWMPSPQSADVSIPPHPSVGRVDSQTSSAHYQEPTHADRRQRSPDGGYESRRPMVRSASYSEEQEVVTEYDNAQRGRHKDDGSREASPRDRGKVRQGLSPRQSHQERRRATEEAPQDEGDITPGRRKTDSPRRKVESPRHRTNKQQASRDMSPERDSPPKFPPNNGDDSDIDSDLPLSENGYTKAKTGPSSPVPYSSTKGSPTMSPGRDTTFPPDTPRSAGRDISFTPESVRTASMTPHDLPDSPPSPASPDQSERDIPLSMEGLLVLLDIIEETLPRLRGRGGLYGGGDLDPELAREIIEDANSGGSPHDEEPDVLSAVVSQELPRVTSALPTGCLLTDKLLSGRMALVDDVSVRSSLYSHSVPLWDRLVQHFTLLVRRGVMEAEDIADVFSPLLVKPGSTLVQKAAELLAIVVQGCAGNQTLADDRGSDESATSSASLPIPSSPDPPQDTQHKTPPKVNSTGKRAPSRDTEESDEDGDSFFDNKVNLTDTAAYQSLMRSSLQQQPAAEVSEEELEGDSDLEGIEAALSPHPTSSTVRGGNLGLNLSHDGSLDHDSPRRRSGPTSPRSPLHRQPSHDDSSVSSSPTQSPRSPAGYVPTAMERSTRSMGSTGTEGTGTGPKRPKGFWGESDDDVDDLAISTGKQDQSGEDDDFDFYG, encoded by the exons ATGGCGACGAGCAATGTCGAATTTTACGCTAAACTTCAGCAACTTCAGGGCCATCTACATGCCAG CGAAGAACGACGTTTGCAGCTGGAGAGGCAGATGAATTCCTACATGAAGTCGGACAAAAGACT GGCAAGACTAAGGGCAAGTAAGCTGCAGGCCTACTGGACCAAGCTGTGTGAAGACGAACAGAAGAGCCGAGTTCGGAACGAGCAGCTTCTTAAGGACTTCAACAGGGTGGAGAGTCACGTCAGCACGCTGTCGGCCAAGACAGACAGGCTCAGGGAACTCAAG AAACAGTATGAGGCCCATATAGAGCGATTGTTCCCAAGATGGAGAGAGCAACTTGAGAGAAAGCGACAAGAAAAG CATAGAGCCCCAAAGACTCAGCCACCCCAGGGAGCAAGCCATGACGCAAGGACTCAGCCAATGGACTATAGACCTCACACTACGGACCCTACAAGAGGACTGTCCTATCCACTCTCTAACTCAGGACCAACAAACAACATGCTACCGGGGCTGCATCAGTCCAGTCCACAACAAGGACAGGCATCACTTGCACTGGCCTACCCAAATATTGGCCCCGTCAGCCACTCTACGCCACATCCCATGCCATACAGTAGTAACGCAGGACCACCAAGGCAGCAAGGTCCAGTTGTGGACAGCATAGACAACTGGACAATGCCTCCACAGCAGCACAGTGGAACTGCACCACAGTGGATGCCCTCACCACAGTCAGCAGATGTCAGCATTCCCCCGCACCCATCAGTAGGCAGAGTTGATTCACAGACCTCATCTGCACATTACCAAGAGCCTACACATGCTGATAGGAGACAGAGAAGCCCTGATGGAGGCTATGAAAGCAGGCGACCAATGGTGAGGTCAGCGTCGTACTCAGAAGAACAGGAAGTAGTAACAGAATATGACAATGCACAGAGAGGCAGGCACAAAGATGATGGCAGTAGAGAAGCTTCTCCTAGAGACCGAGGGAAAGTCAGGCAAGGGCTGAGCCCCAGACAAAGTCACCAGGAGAGAAGGAGGGCAACAGAGGAAGCACCACAAGATGAAGGTGACATAACGCCTGGGAGAAGGAAGACTGATTCTCCTCGGAGAAAGGTGGAGTCTCCAAGGCACAGAACCAATAAACAGCAAG CTTCTCGTGACATGTCACCGGAAAGAGACTCTCCTCCCAAATTCCCTCCCAACAATGGTGACGACAGTGACATTGACAGTGACCTTCCGCTCAGTGAGAACGGTTACACTAAAGCCAAGACTGGTCCCTCCAGCCCCGTTCCCTACTCCTCCACCAAAGGCAGTCCCACCATGTCCCCAGGACGGGATACCACCTTCCCTCCTGACACACCCAGATCCGCCGGCCGAGACATCAGCTTCACGCCCGAGTCAGTCAGGACCGCGTCCATGACCCCACACGACCTCCCGGATTCACCTCCCTCTCCCGCGTCACCCGATCAGTCCGAACGGGACATACCACTGAGTATGGAGGGGTTGCTGGTGTTGCTGGACATCATTGAAGAGACGTTGCCAAGGTTACGAGGAAGAGGAGGGCTGTATGGAGGAGGTGACTTAGATCCAGAGCTGGCAAGGGAAATCATTGA AGATGCTAATTCCGGAGGCAGCCCCCATGACGAGGAACCAGATGTGCTGAGTGCAGTTGTGAGTCAGGAGCTCCCTCGTGTCACCAGTGCTCTGCCTACAGGCTGTCTCCTCACCGACAAGCTGCTGTCTGGGCGCATGGCCCTGGTGGACGACGTCAGTGTCAG GTCCAGCCTGTACTCCCACTCGGTACCCCTGTGGGACCGCCTGGTCCAACACTTCACTCTGCTGGTGCGGCGGGGAGTAATGGAGGCAGAGGACATAGCAGATGTGTTCTCACCACTGTTGGTCAAACCTGGATCCACTCTTGTGCAGAAG GCTGCCGAGCTGCTGGCCATTGTGGTGCAGGGTTGTGCCGGGAACCAGACCCTGGCCGACGACCGGGGCAGCGATGAGTCAGCCACATCATCTGCCTCCCTCCCCATCCCATCCTCCCCTGACCCTCCCCAGGACACTCAGCACAAAACTCCCCCGAAAGTCAACTCAACAGGaaagagag CTCCCAGCAGGGACACAGAGGAAAGTGATGAGGATGGAGACAGCTTCTTTGACAACAAGGTCAATCTCACAG ACACGGCTGCCTACCAGAGCCTGATGCGCAGCAGCCTACAGCAGCAGCCTGCAGCAGAGGTGTCTGAGGAGGAGCTGGAGGGGGACAGTGATCTGGAAGGAATCGAGGCTGCACTGTCGCCTCATCCAACCTCTTCAACTGTCAG AGGTGGTAACCTGGGACTAAACCTCAGCCATGACGGCTCACTAGACCATGACAGCCCAAGAAGACGCAGCGGCCCCACTTCCCCGCGATCACCGCTCCACAGACAGCCATCCCACGACGACAGCTCGGTCTCCTCCTCCCCCACCCAGTCCCCCCGCTCCCCCGCAGGCTACGTACCCACCGCCATGGAGAGGAGCACCAGATCCATGGGTTCCACTGGCACCGAGGGCACAGGGACGGGCCCAAAGAGGCCGAAAG GTTTCTGGGGAGAGTCGGACGATGATGTTGATGACCTGGCCATCAGCACAGGGAAGCAGGACCAGTCAGGGGAGGACGATGACTTCGACTTCTACGGTTAA
- the LOC136432004 gene encoding translationally-controlled tumor protein homolog codes for MTIYRDVITGDEMLSDTFKMRLRYDGILYEVEGYFKRVHEYLTRVYPDRVDIFMKDVQFAYGEILDMFKDLQFFIGESKNKEGMVALLNYREDGTTPYMLFFKDGLEEEEV; via the exons ATGACCATCTACAGGGATGTTATCACCGGGGACGAAATGTTGAGCGACACCTTCAAAATGCGCCTCAGATACGATGGTATCTTGTACGAAGTTGAAG GATACTTCAAAAGGGTCCATGAATACCTAACGAGGGTGTACCCTGACAGGGTGGATATCTTCATGAAAGATGTGCAATTCGCGTATGGAGAGATTCTTGATATGTTCAAAGACTTGCAGTTCTTCATAGGAGAATCGAAGAATAAGGAAGGCATGGTGGCGCTGTTGAACTACCGGGAGGATGGAACAACCCCCTACATGCTCTTTTTCAAGGACGgcctggaggaggaggaagtTTAA
- the LOC136433774 gene encoding translationally-controlled tumor protein homolog, whose translation MGSLRVALLVLFLCGITTHFSTGLTIYRDVISGDEMFSDTFKIRLRDDGIFYEVEGRLVTRRKSTFDDHLIMEGADPVDIPDTDSVTSGVDIVLNHNLQETSFTKEQYKEYMNGYFKRIKEHIEKKNPARVKVLMKDVQSVYKEILAGFKEWQFFRGESKNEEGMVALLNFREDDTPYMLFFKDGLEEEKG comes from the coding sequence ATGGGGTCACTGCGTGTCGCACTGTTGGTGCTGTTCCTCTGTGGCATAACGACACATTTTTCAACCGGATTGACCATCTACAGAGATGTTATCAGCGGGGACGAAATGTTCAGCGACACCTTCAAAATCCGCCTCAGAGACGATGGTATCTTTTACGAAGTTGAAGGTAGGCTGGTCACTCGGAGAAAATCAACGTTTGACGACCATTTGATTATGGAAGGCGCCGACCCAGTGGACATCCCTGACACTGACAGTGTGACGTCCGGAGTAGACATCGTTCTTAATCACAATCTCCAAGAAACCTCCTTCACCAAGGAACAGTACAAAGAATATATGAACGGATACTTCAAAAGGATCAAGGAACATATAGAGAAGAAAAACCCTGCAAGGGTGAAGGTCTTAATGAAAGATGTGCAAAGCGTGTATAAAGAAATTCTGGCCGGCTTCAAAGAATGGCAGTTCTTCAGAGGAGAATCAAAAAATGAGGAAGGCATGGTGGCGCTGTTGAACTTCCGTGAGGATGACACCCCCTACATGCTCTTTTTCAAGGACGGCTTGGAGGAGGAGAAAGGTTAA